The following are encoded in a window of Paenibacillus polymyxa genomic DNA:
- a CDS encoding helix-turn-helix transcriptional regulator, with product MPKNDNMLAILWMLNSGVKMTAKQISEKLEINIRTVYRYIDALCASGVPIISDPGHNGGYSLLNNFIRAPLLFDMEEKKALLHAAIFAKEAGYPLSEALGNATSKLKMYSNQEQESILSRHLAGFEVINRMGDPSLQPILAELEQAVANEFSVEMDYRTSHEEQPKNRVIDPYGMVYWNNKWYTVAFCHLRNEIRSFRADRILQIKRTPTLFKRSEAFSAREFFMHNLLPDLVGKDGLISLMIEGRPEALDDLCLHWFLGHHLKERTSNQAIFLLEEKSLHTYVPYLLLPYGKSIQVIEPQSLKKKLVAVASELMEYYQL from the coding sequence ATGCCAAAAAACGATAATATGCTGGCCATTCTATGGATGCTGAATTCGGGCGTAAAAATGACTGCAAAACAAATATCCGAAAAGTTAGAAATAAATATAAGGACAGTTTATCGTTATATTGATGCACTATGTGCCAGTGGAGTGCCTATAATATCCGACCCAGGTCATAATGGCGGGTATAGCTTGCTGAATAATTTTATCAGAGCGCCTCTACTATTTGATATGGAGGAAAAAAAGGCACTCCTTCATGCTGCTATTTTTGCAAAAGAGGCTGGATACCCTTTGAGTGAGGCATTAGGCAATGCGACATCAAAATTGAAAATGTATTCGAATCAAGAGCAGGAAAGTATACTTAGCCGTCATTTAGCCGGATTTGAAGTGATTAACCGCATGGGAGACCCTTCTCTTCAGCCGATATTGGCGGAATTGGAGCAAGCTGTAGCCAACGAATTCTCTGTAGAAATGGATTATCGCACAAGCCATGAAGAACAACCCAAGAATAGGGTGATAGACCCCTATGGAATGGTTTACTGGAACAACAAATGGTACACTGTTGCATTTTGTCACCTAAGAAATGAGATCCGTAGCTTTCGGGCAGATCGGATTCTACAAATCAAGCGTACTCCAACCCTATTTAAGCGTTCCGAAGCTTTTTCGGCCCGTGAATTTTTTATGCACAATCTGTTACCTGATTTAGTAGGCAAGGACGGTTTAATTTCTTTAATGATCGAAGGCAGGCCAGAGGCATTGGATGACTTATGTCTGCATTGGTTTTTGGGGCATCATCTGAAAGAGCGGACATCCAATCAAGCCATCTTTTTGCTTGAGGAAAAATCACTTCATACATATGTCCCTTATTTACTCCTACCCTACGGGAAGTCCATTCAAGTCATCGAACCACAGAGTTTGAAGAAAAAGCTTGTTGCTGTTGCGTCGGAGTTAATGGAATACTATCAACTTTAA
- a CDS encoding carbohydrate ABC transporter permease, protein MEKVMSNKLVIALYVLPSLLLLFAVIYVPIVLTGYYGLNQWNGIGSMTFVGLDNYQHLLTDSAFWQSAWHSLLLALFSGISLIGYLVIAMILSGKIKGANLLRKIYLIPMLLSSVAIAQLWLKMYHPTNGVFNSILASVGVHNPPEWLANPSLVLFALFIPIIWQYAGFYILIYYAGLKNIPETLMEAARIDGASAWQIATRIKLPLLREVINVTIILSIVGSLKYFDLIYVMTDGGPNGASEVMASYMYHQAFRSFDFGYGSATAFALLLICLIATWLIRKVTATSDTIQYS, encoded by the coding sequence GTGGAAAAGGTCATGTCCAATAAGCTTGTCATTGCTCTATATGTATTGCCTTCTCTGCTGCTGTTATTCGCCGTAATATATGTACCCATCGTACTGACCGGCTATTACGGCCTGAATCAGTGGAATGGAATCGGCTCTATGACTTTTGTGGGGCTGGACAATTATCAACATTTGCTCACTGACAGTGCATTCTGGCAAAGTGCCTGGCATTCGCTGCTGTTGGCCTTGTTTTCAGGCATCAGTCTGATCGGTTATCTGGTCATTGCGATGATTTTGTCAGGAAAAATCAAGGGAGCGAATCTGCTGCGGAAAATTTATCTGATTCCCATGCTGTTGTCATCTGTAGCGATCGCACAGCTGTGGCTCAAAATGTATCATCCAACGAACGGAGTGTTCAATTCCATACTGGCGTCGGTCGGAGTCCACAATCCGCCTGAATGGTTAGCTAATCCGTCCTTGGTGCTGTTTGCCTTGTTCATTCCGATTATTTGGCAATATGCGGGCTTTTATATCCTGATCTATTATGCCGGGCTGAAAAACATTCCCGAAACGCTGATGGAGGCTGCCCGGATCGACGGGGCCAGTGCCTGGCAGATTGCGACTCGTATCAAATTGCCCCTGCTGCGAGAGGTGATTAACGTTACGATCATATTGTCCATTGTCGGCTCGCTCAAATATTTTGACCTCATCTACGTCATGACGGATGGTGGACCGAATGGAGCCAGTGAAGTGATGGCCTCTTACATGTACCACCAGGCATTCCGCAGCTTTGATTTTGGATACGGCAGTGCTACAGCCTTTGCCCTGCTGCTCATCTGTCTAATCGCTACGTGGCTGATCCGCAAAGTTACGGCTACGAGTGACACCATCCAGTATTCATAA
- a CDS encoding extracellular solute-binding protein — protein MSNEYGLRKRSHQKWFAGLTLLLSFMLVLSGCGAGKDGQGGSSGEGGKVTLKMMHLWPEGSSAQQSKLVTQIIDQYQKDHPNVVIQQEVLENEQYKNKLKVLSASNELPDIGITWAAGFMEPYVKGGLFTPMDDLLNGSKLKDKFVPGTTEAYALNGKTYALPIELNITPIYYNKAIFQKYNLKVPVTFDEFKQVVKTLTDHGVAPIALGNKDRWTGSLWYMYLADRIAGNETLKKAIDGSGSFDDPGLIQAASEVQTLVDMNAFNKGFNGLSNDEGKSEFMNDKAAMYLMATWELPNFTTNPAIPQAFKDQIGFFKFPMVEGGKGNENSWVGGPGVGLFVSENSKVKEEAKAFVEYFVVKWGEQSVTQAGVIPATKVDTSKEKLPKLYVDLLNGLNQASSITLFADVQMKPNAAQVHLNMIQALFGKAMTPQQFAERHKAAIEKEN, from the coding sequence ATGTCCAACGAGTATGGTTTGCGTAAACGCTCACATCAAAAATGGTTTGCTGGGTTGACCCTGCTGCTGTCATTCATGCTGGTGCTATCCGGTTGCGGTGCTGGTAAGGATGGTCAAGGCGGTTCCAGTGGAGAAGGGGGAAAGGTTACACTTAAAATGATGCACCTGTGGCCAGAGGGAAGCTCGGCACAGCAGAGCAAGCTTGTGACTCAGATTATAGATCAATACCAAAAGGATCATCCGAATGTCGTCATTCAGCAGGAAGTGCTGGAAAATGAACAATACAAAAACAAACTCAAAGTGCTGTCAGCTTCCAATGAATTGCCGGATATCGGCATCACCTGGGCAGCGGGTTTTATGGAGCCTTACGTTAAAGGTGGATTATTTACGCCGATGGATGACCTGTTGAATGGTTCCAAGCTGAAGGACAAATTCGTACCGGGAACGACCGAAGCTTATGCGCTGAATGGCAAAACGTATGCGCTTCCGATTGAATTGAACATTACACCTATTTATTATAACAAAGCCATATTCCAAAAATACAACTTGAAGGTACCTGTGACATTTGACGAATTTAAGCAAGTTGTGAAAACACTTACGGATCATGGAGTTGCACCGATTGCATTGGGCAATAAAGACCGTTGGACCGGCTCGCTCTGGTATATGTATCTGGCAGACCGTATAGCAGGTAACGAAACGCTGAAAAAAGCGATTGACGGCTCAGGATCGTTCGATGACCCTGGTTTAATTCAGGCGGCCTCCGAAGTCCAGACGCTTGTGGATATGAATGCCTTTAACAAAGGATTTAACGGCTTGTCCAATGATGAGGGAAAATCCGAGTTTATGAACGACAAAGCGGCTATGTATTTAATGGCTACTTGGGAATTACCGAATTTTACGACCAATCCTGCAATCCCGCAAGCATTTAAAGATCAAATTGGCTTCTTTAAATTCCCGATGGTTGAAGGTGGCAAGGGCAACGAGAACAGTTGGGTAGGAGGTCCGGGAGTAGGCTTGTTCGTTTCGGAAAATTCCAAGGTAAAAGAAGAGGCCAAAGCGTTCGTTGAATACTTCGTAGTCAAGTGGGGAGAGCAATCGGTCACACAGGCGGGCGTAATTCCGGCGACGAAAGTGGACACCTCCAAAGAAAAATTGCCCAAGCTGTATGTCGATTTGCTGAACGGACTGAATCAAGCCAGCAGCATTACCTTGTTCGCCGATGTACAGATGAAGCCGAATGCAGCACAGGTACATTTGAATATGATTCAGGCGTTGTTTGGTAAAGCGATGACACCGCAACAATTTGCCGAGCGGCATAAGGCTGCCATCGAGAAAGAAAATTGA
- a CDS encoding cupin domain-containing protein — MFFNEQDIQIDIVDSNTTRKVLAHSDQLMYVKVMFAKAQTGEILLHKHVHEQVTYVIKGSFEFMIDNGETKEVQTVKEGDSIHFPSDTLHGCIPLEDGGILLDAFTPARADFL, encoded by the coding sequence ATGTTTTTTAACGAACAAGATATTCAAATTGACATCGTTGACAGTAATACCACCCGGAAAGTGCTGGCCCACAGCGACCAGCTTATGTATGTCAAAGTGATGTTTGCTAAAGCGCAAACAGGGGAGATCCTGTTGCATAAGCATGTCCATGAACAAGTCACTTATGTAATAAAGGGAAGTTTTGAGTTCATGATTGATAATGGCGAAACCAAGGAAGTGCAGACCGTCAAAGAAGGAGACAGCATCCATTTTCCATCCGATACTCTTCATGGCTGTATCCCACTGGAGGATGGCGGTATTCTGCTAGATGCATTTACACCAGCACGTGCAGATTTTCTGTAA
- a CDS encoding HEAT repeat domain-containing protein, with the protein MENNETQQEFAEVYEQLKVAANRTSDWKTRLAAVNDLGAWKNQQTIDLLTHRLNNDTVYAVQEAAYRRLQEWGENVQPPVRKEGELVKGLTKILVRIKKSLPADHTYNDFREKLHKMRVDIYDIYEGDKGAEFDQWLEQKWASLSTR; encoded by the coding sequence TTGGAAAACAACGAAACTCAGCAAGAATTTGCAGAAGTATATGAGCAGCTTAAAGTAGCTGCAAACCGAACCTCCGATTGGAAAACACGCCTAGCCGCGGTAAACGATCTGGGTGCATGGAAGAACCAGCAGACGATTGACTTGCTGACACACCGGTTGAATAATGATACGGTATATGCCGTTCAGGAAGCCGCTTACCGCAGACTTCAGGAATGGGGCGAGAATGTACAGCCGCCTGTGCGCAAAGAGGGTGAACTTGTTAAGGGTCTGACGAAGATTCTGGTGCGGATTAAAAAAAGCCTGCCAGCCGACCATACCTATAACGATTTTCGCGAGAAGCTGCACAAGATGAGAGTCGATATTTATGACATCTACGAAGGCGACAAGGGTGCTGAATTTGATCAGTGGCTGGAGCAAAAATGGGCTTCGTTATCTACAAGATAA
- a CDS encoding carbohydrate ABC transporter permease: protein MKTQAAANYPLGVATRGKMLTRVGYAALYIILIILAVTQLLPLVWLMLFSLKNNQEVFNLPPFALPSQPHWENYMNVWTSGNIGRYFFNSVWITVISVALTVLLASFVTFAITRMRWKGSQLVLGLFMVGLMIPVHSTLIPLFSMFLKLHLTDTSLSIILSYVAFNLPTTMMILLGFYYALPREVEEAAVMDGCSVNRMFFRIVLPMTTPVMATTSIINMIYNWNEFIFVNTFISSDENKTLTVGVQNFIGQYTTDWGAIGATLMISILPILLVFLIMSDRIVEGIAAGSVKG from the coding sequence ATGAAAACCCAGGCAGCCGCCAACTATCCGCTAGGAGTCGCTACCCGCGGCAAAATGTTAACTCGGGTCGGTTATGCCGCTTTGTATATCATTTTAATCATCTTGGCGGTGACGCAGCTTTTACCGCTGGTGTGGCTGATGCTGTTCTCGCTTAAAAATAATCAGGAAGTGTTTAACCTTCCGCCGTTTGCACTCCCGTCCCAGCCGCATTGGGAGAACTATATGAATGTGTGGACCAGCGGCAATATCGGGCGGTATTTTTTCAATAGTGTGTGGATTACGGTCATATCCGTGGCGTTGACAGTGCTGCTAGCCAGCTTTGTAACGTTTGCCATTACGCGTATGCGGTGGAAAGGAAGTCAGCTGGTTCTCGGGCTATTTATGGTCGGACTAATGATTCCAGTCCATTCCACCTTGATTCCGTTGTTCAGTATGTTTCTCAAACTGCATTTAACAGACACTTCACTCTCCATCATCCTGTCGTATGTTGCTTTTAATCTACCGACAACGATGATGATCTTGCTGGGCTTCTATTACGCCTTGCCCCGTGAAGTGGAAGAAGCGGCCGTTATGGACGGCTGCTCCGTCAATCGGATGTTCTTCCGGATCGTGCTGCCCATGACAACCCCGGTCATGGCAACGACATCTATTATTAACATGATCTATAACTGGAATGAGTTTATTTTCGTCAATACGTTCATCAGCTCGGACGAAAACAAAACACTGACCGTTGGTGTTCAGAACTTTATTGGACAATATACGACCGACTGGGGAGCTATCGGAGCTACGTTGATGATCAGCATTTTGCCCATTTTGCTAGTGTTCCTCATCATGAGTGACCGGATTGTGGAAGGAATCGCGGCAGGATCGGTTAAGGGGTAA
- a CDS encoding Gfo/Idh/MocA family protein, producing the protein MSKAKLCFIGAGFHASTNIYPAVIGAGAEIQAIATRDISRSKTALQRFGSSGTPYDNYKAMLEQEDCDGVVVIAQAADHPSLVLDCIKAGKHVFVDKPLGWNAEEAAQIADAAEAAGVVLMVGFMKRYAPVYIKLKEWIEGGSLGAARSFQAKFLVDSTLFCKTGEDFMKLAAVHMVDLVRYLFGEVVQVTGFANDNGECISHTIALKFENGVVGSVYFAGMTAWTRESEGITVTFDHGFANADEVNTLIIHKSESHTELPWKSLAENDTVLTPSASAMSGGYRDLYLRGFVGEIAHFMNCCQEGRTPDSSGRDNVKTMELCDRILAALQ; encoded by the coding sequence ATGAGCAAGGCGAAGCTGTGTTTTATCGGGGCGGGCTTTCACGCTTCAACAAATATATATCCTGCTGTCATTGGGGCAGGGGCTGAAATTCAGGCGATTGCGACCAGAGATATAAGCAGATCGAAGACAGCACTTCAGCGGTTTGGAAGCAGCGGCACACCTTATGACAATTACAAGGCTATGCTGGAGCAGGAAGACTGTGATGGAGTTGTCGTGATTGCACAAGCGGCAGATCATCCCTCGCTCGTACTAGACTGCATTAAGGCTGGAAAACATGTCTTTGTAGACAAGCCACTGGGTTGGAATGCGGAGGAAGCGGCCCAAATTGCAGATGCGGCAGAAGCAGCAGGCGTTGTTCTGATGGTCGGCTTCATGAAGCGCTACGCACCTGTATACATAAAATTAAAAGAATGGATTGAGGGTGGCTCGCTTGGAGCCGCACGCTCATTTCAGGCAAAATTTCTCGTGGACAGTACCCTGTTTTGTAAAACCGGCGAAGATTTCATGAAGCTGGCGGCGGTCCACATGGTCGATCTGGTACGTTATTTGTTCGGGGAAGTGGTGCAGGTTACCGGATTTGCGAACGATAACGGTGAGTGTATTTCCCATACGATTGCCCTGAAATTTGAAAATGGTGTAGTGGGCAGCGTATACTTCGCAGGTATGACAGCATGGACACGCGAGAGTGAAGGGATCACGGTAACCTTTGATCACGGTTTTGCGAACGCGGATGAAGTGAACACACTGATCATTCACAAGTCGGAGAGTCATACAGAGCTTCCTTGGAAATCCCTTGCGGAAAATGATACGGTTCTGACACCGTCAGCCTCCGCGATGTCGGGCGGATACCGTGATTTGTACTTGCGCGGTTTTGTTGGTGAAATCGCACATTTCATGAACTGCTGCCAAGAAGGACGGACGCCTGATTCAAGTGGACGGGACAACGTGAAAACGATGGAACTGTGCGACCGCATTTTGGCTGCGCTCCAATAG
- a CDS encoding cache domain-containing sensor histidine kinase, with the protein MRSRSRFQPLNTLRNQIFIGFILVMLIMMSVAGAFIYLNVSHLLKDSAERHIGQTAVQASGRLDALIGQMDSLTEQVANHPSVQHILLEERNGGKVNFGQRQSLLQVMHSYQAYMPSVGSLELYTAEGKMLFPIREGSLEERIGQADIREANQMKGRLVWIGIDPEDPRSLLAIRQVSLVDRWFSRGGYLITRMERSYFGLNGASTVNEEADETMLLVDRQGQLLSGEPMNQTDLSGVLHSKTQTVHIGEREYVKAVQQSERTGWSLLILIPVSVVTDGITVLRTTLIISASLGAVLFLFMSFMLSTLITRPIGHLIQAMRRSREGALALNPEPAAAVELRELNAEYNTMIVDINELIRVICEKEVLQSQTELKALQAQINPHFLFNTLDAFNWSLQEKGEEELAGLMVSMSRLFRYVIEPAHHDSWVTLGEEMAQIRRYLELMEMRLGERLSWQIHMPSEAARIPLPKLLIQPILENAILHGVENRIGNGRVEISVTPSTRSGWTKIAVIDNGPGMTMEELAAVRTALMGGAACESKGTGMGLVNVQRRLALYYDSASYPTDGMLIHSAEQEGTVVAFEIPDEYGGR; encoded by the coding sequence ATGCGTTCAAGGTCAAGGTTTCAACCATTAAACACATTACGTAATCAGATTTTTATCGGGTTTATACTGGTGATGCTCATTATGATGAGTGTGGCGGGTGCGTTCATTTATCTCAATGTATCTCACCTGTTAAAAGACAGTGCTGAGCGACATATTGGTCAGACCGCCGTACAAGCAAGCGGTAGGCTGGATGCATTAATTGGCCAGATGGACAGCTTGACGGAGCAGGTCGCGAATCACCCGTCTGTTCAGCATATTTTGCTGGAGGAGCGTAACGGGGGCAAGGTAAATTTCGGACAGCGCCAATCCCTACTGCAAGTGATGCATAGCTATCAGGCATATATGCCGAGTGTCGGCTCACTGGAGCTGTATACCGCCGAAGGGAAGATGTTGTTTCCGATTAGAGAGGGCAGTCTGGAGGAACGTATTGGACAGGCAGACATCCGGGAAGCGAATCAGATGAAAGGAAGACTGGTCTGGATCGGTATTGATCCCGAAGACCCTCGGTCACTGCTGGCAATTCGGCAGGTAAGTCTGGTGGATCGCTGGTTCTCACGAGGAGGGTACTTGATTACCCGTATGGAGCGAAGTTATTTTGGACTGAATGGTGCGTCAACAGTCAATGAAGAAGCGGATGAAACCATGCTGCTTGTAGATCGTCAAGGCCAGCTGCTGTCGGGTGAACCAATGAACCAGACGGATTTGTCAGGTGTACTGCACAGCAAGACACAGACGGTTCATATTGGGGAGCGGGAATATGTGAAGGCGGTTCAGCAGTCGGAGCGGACGGGCTGGTCGCTGCTGATCCTGATTCCGGTTAGCGTCGTCACAGACGGAATTACGGTTTTACGGACTACACTTATCATTTCCGCGTCTCTTGGTGCCGTGCTATTTCTGTTCATGTCCTTTATGTTGTCTACGTTGATTACAAGACCGATAGGTCACTTGATTCAGGCGATGCGTCGTTCACGGGAAGGGGCATTGGCCCTGAATCCAGAACCGGCAGCAGCAGTCGAGCTGCGAGAATTGAACGCAGAGTACAATACGATGATTGTCGATATTAATGAATTGATCCGTGTTATTTGTGAGAAGGAGGTTTTACAAAGCCAGACCGAGCTTAAAGCTCTGCAGGCGCAGATCAATCCGCATTTTCTTTTTAATACGCTGGATGCTTTCAACTGGTCGTTACAGGAGAAGGGAGAGGAGGAGCTTGCGGGGCTGATGGTGTCCATGTCGCGGCTGTTTCGTTATGTTATCGAACCGGCTCACCATGACTCTTGGGTGACCCTCGGGGAAGAAATGGCGCAAATCCGTCGTTATCTGGAACTGATGGAGATGCGTCTGGGTGAACGTCTGAGCTGGCAAATTCATATGCCTTCAGAGGCAGCCAGAATTCCGCTTCCTAAACTGTTGATCCAGCCTATTCTAGAGAATGCCATTTTGCATGGTGTCGAAAATCGCATCGGCAACGGTCGCGTTGAAATCAGTGTCACTCCTTCGACCAGATCGGGTTGGACCAAGATCGCGGTCATAGATAACGGACCTGGAATGACAATGGAAGAACTTGCGGCTGTGCGTACAGCGTTGATGGGGGGAGCAGCCTGCGAGAGCAAGGGAACCGGTATGGGACTAGTGAATGTGCAGCGCAGGCTCGCTCTCTATTATGACAGCGCATCTTATCCAACGGACGGTATGCTGATACATAGTGCTGAGCAGGAAGGAACTGTGGTCGCTTTTGAAATTCCTGATGAATATGGAGGGCGGTAG
- a CDS encoding type 1 glutamine amidotransferase family protein: MNNTVYLYVFDTMADWEIGYLTAELNSGRYYKKGLVPSKIVTVGMEKTPVTTMGGLKILPDIKLDECSIESTDILILPGGDTWTETIHQPILKIAERCLEEGIWVAAICGATMGLAQAGLLNSRWHTSNDLEYLKMICPTYTGEKYYKVESAVTDGKLITASGTAPLEFSVHVLKALGVFSSKTLEAWYSLNKTRASKYYYELMDSIQ, translated from the coding sequence ATGAATAATACAGTATATCTTTATGTGTTTGACACAATGGCAGACTGGGAGATCGGTTACTTAACTGCCGAACTGAACTCGGGAAGATATTATAAAAAGGGGCTGGTCCCATCCAAAATAGTTACCGTGGGAATGGAAAAGACTCCTGTAACTACAATGGGCGGATTGAAAATCCTGCCTGATATTAAACTGGATGAGTGCAGCATTGAGAGTACGGATATATTGATTTTACCCGGTGGAGATACATGGACAGAAACAATTCACCAACCCATCTTAAAAATCGCTGAGAGGTGTTTAGAGGAGGGGATATGGGTTGCAGCGATTTGTGGTGCTACCATGGGACTTGCCCAGGCAGGATTGCTGAATTCACGTTGGCATACAAGCAATGATCTGGAATACCTTAAAATGATCTGTCCCACCTACACGGGCGAAAAGTATTACAAAGTGGAGTCTGCTGTAACGGATGGAAAACTGATCACTGCATCTGGAACAGCTCCGTTGGAATTTTCCGTACACGTCTTGAAAGCTCTGGGTGTATTTTCTTCTAAAACATTAGAAGCCTGGTATAGTCTAAATAAGACTCGTGCATCCAAATATTACTATGAGTTGATGGATTCAATCCAATGA
- a CDS encoding response regulator, whose protein sequence is MSVSSKTIVIVDDEQRTRQGIHQTLEQWAAGKYRIVTSGNGLEALTILRAETVHLLITDVRLPEFSGLDLIRSLERDSRRPAIIVISGYAEFDYVQQALRLGAVNYLLKPIDKQELLNAVNEALRLEEERQRYEKLDKLADPVLLELDLQAATLSDPVRRAFTYMAEHLHESITMAQTAAHSHLNASYFSVLFKEQSGLSFSEYLHRLRIQRAKELLLHTQLTIAQIGERSGYRTDKYFIKVFKATEGISPSRYRQQMRTGPENID, encoded by the coding sequence ATGAGTGTTTCATCCAAAACCATTGTCATTGTAGACGATGAACAGCGAACACGTCAGGGGATACACCAGACACTGGAGCAATGGGCCGCCGGGAAATACCGGATTGTGACATCTGGTAATGGTTTGGAAGCATTAACTATACTGCGAGCGGAGACAGTTCACCTGTTGATTACGGATGTCCGGTTGCCGGAATTCAGTGGGCTGGATTTAATCCGCTCTCTGGAACGGGATTCACGACGACCAGCGATCATTGTCATCTCGGGATATGCGGAATTTGATTATGTCCAGCAGGCGCTTCGTCTGGGAGCCGTCAATTATTTGCTCAAACCGATTGATAAGCAGGAGCTGCTGAATGCGGTCAATGAAGCGCTTCGGCTGGAAGAGGAGCGGCAGCGGTACGAGAAGCTGGACAAGCTGGCTGACCCTGTTCTGCTAGAGCTTGATCTCCAGGCGGCTACTCTTAGTGATCCGGTACGACGTGCCTTCACCTATATGGCGGAGCATCTTCACGAATCCATTACGATGGCGCAGACTGCCGCGCATTCACACCTGAATGCGAGCTATTTTAGTGTTTTATTCAAGGAGCAAAGTGGTTTGTCCTTCAGCGAATATCTGCATCGACTGCGGATTCAACGAGCCAAGGAGCTGCTGCTGCATACCCAGTTGACGATTGCCCAAATCGGCGAGCGATCAGGCTACCGGACAGATAAATATTTTATTAAAGTATTCAAAGCGACCGAGGGGATAAGTCCTAGCCGCTACAGGCAGCAGATGCGTACAGGGCCGGAGAATATCGACTGA
- a CDS encoding PTS ascorbate transporter subunit IIC — MSIIREPSIIIAIVTLLGLIFQRKKVSEIITGTTLSFMGFTMIKVGGGILGGVLTNFSQIFSYAFNLKGVVPSNEAIMALTIDQIGADAALILLFSMILNIVLARLTKFKYIYLSLHLILFMSFAATAVMKGLGLSSLTTIIVGSLVIGSYMAVFPYLLRNASKNIIKSDEYTIAHASMTSYILGTYLGKVFGNCENDTENVKINDRISFLRDPNVATTLTMLVLLLVSGLVAGSDYVSKLSDGKEYIVFILEQSAIFAAGLYIAKAGVKLFTTEIVPAFKGFSQVFAPGAIPGVDVLVLFDKSPNSALVGFLVSFFTGVACVFLFPFIGLPVIVPGIMACFLAGGAAAIFGNSSGGFRGAVISSCLNGFLLCLLPALTLPLFSFLGAEGVTFADPDFTTLSGVLWLIFRWF, encoded by the coding sequence ATGAGCATTATCAGGGAGCCATCCATCATTATCGCGATTGTGACATTACTCGGCCTTATATTCCAGAGAAAGAAAGTATCAGAAATTATTACGGGAACTACCCTTTCTTTTATGGGCTTCACCATGATCAAGGTCGGCGGCGGCATTTTAGGTGGCGTTCTCACTAACTTCAGCCAAATTTTTTCTTATGCGTTCAACCTTAAAGGTGTCGTACCCAGCAATGAAGCCATTATGGCACTGACCATTGATCAGATCGGGGCGGATGCTGCGCTCATTCTGCTCTTTTCCATGATCCTTAACATCGTGCTTGCACGCCTGACCAAGTTCAAGTACATTTATTTGTCTCTTCACTTGATTTTGTTTATGAGCTTTGCCGCTACAGCCGTTATGAAAGGTCTGGGTCTCAGTTCGCTGACTACGATCATCGTCGGTTCTTTGGTAATTGGGAGCTATATGGCGGTGTTTCCTTACCTCCTCCGGAATGCCAGCAAAAACATTATTAAATCGGATGAATATACGATTGCTCATGCTTCCATGACCTCTTACATTCTAGGTACCTATTTAGGGAAAGTTTTTGGCAACTGTGAAAATGACACCGAAAATGTGAAAATTAATGACCGCATCAGTTTTTTGCGCGACCCCAATGTTGCAACGACCTTGACGATGCTTGTGCTTTTACTGGTATCTGGACTGGTTGCTGGTTCTGATTATGTCAGCAAATTATCGGATGGGAAAGAATATATCGTCTTTATCCTCGAACAGTCAGCTATTTTTGCTGCCGGCTTGTATATCGCAAAAGCAGGTGTTAAGCTGTTCACAACTGAAATTGTACCCGCTTTCAAAGGCTTCTCCCAAGTGTTCGCACCTGGAGCAATCCCTGGTGTGGATGTTCTGGTACTGTTCGATAAATCACCCAATTCCGCGTTGGTAGGCTTCTTGGTCAGCTTCTTCACAGGCGTTGCCTGCGTCTTTCTTTTCCCGTTTATCGGATTGCCTGTCATTGTGCCGGGGATCATGGCCTGCTTCCTTGCTGGTGGTGCAGCCGCGATATTCGGCAATTCCAGCGGTGGTTTCAGAGGAGCTGTTATTTCCAGTTGTCTTAATGGATTCTTGCTCTGTCTGCTGCCGGCTCTCACCTTGCCGCTCTTTTCTTTTTTGGGTGCCGAAGGGGTAACGTTCGCCGATCCCGACTTTACTACCCTTTCCGGAGTACTTTGGCTTATTTTTCGCTGGTTTTAA